Proteins encoded within one genomic window of Episyrphus balteatus chromosome 1, idEpiBalt1.1, whole genome shotgun sequence:
- the LOC129910056 gene encoding early boundary activity protein 1-like: protein MATFLLHRKQPLNRKQRLLEYIKIQEKSKELEIEKEIEAVFEKLVSDPDGESKASKIGPKEVKTTTKREHQETNPNNSDSPPAKKPKLVELPTQQLKEYSEKFNSVVEQAEILHKQLQDVAEQGIIVCEDADVAYEDVKTVVEREHSPVPEMKMKQSDKKPIKKILHITGDSTLEYYEEETTDDFDLANEEKENSPIKEKKKKRRSSKKSTKEHVHITGDSPSLEDYEEEESSSGKSSPVSDISNQSQGSLDCYPRESAVNPEYMVIGPNETHISKYDFKNIDWNLSAPIVTRKLLLHIFGREILSTHSLTGKPSPAFLNVNKPLKKPLDANKVADIIYIVTNKMNVKPKEVRLAITSKCADEQKMRKTRLSK, encoded by the coding sequence atggCAACATTTCTATTACATCGGAAACAACCATTAAATCGCAAACAACGTTTATTGgaatatattaaaatacaagaaaaatcaaaagaattagaAATCGAAAAAGAAATTGAAGCAGTATTCGAAAAATTGGTATCAGATCCGGACGGTGAATCAAAAGCTTCTAAAATTGGCCCAAAAGAAGTTAAAACCACCACTAAACGAGAACACCAGGAGACAAATCCAAACAACAGCGACAGTCCACCAGCGAAGAAACCAAAACTTGTAGAATTACCAACTCAACAACTCAAGGAATACTCGGAGAAATTTAATTCTGTAGTTGAACAAGCAGAAATTCTTCATAAACAACTCCAGGATGTGGCCGAACAAGGAATCATTGTTTGTGAAGATGCAGATGTTGCCTATGAAGATGTCAAGACCGTTGTGGAAAGAGAACATTCACCAGTTCCAGAAATGAAGATGAAACAGTCTGATAAAAAACCAATCAAGAAAATTCTCCATATTACTGGTGATTCCACTCTGGAATATTACGAAGAAGAAACAACCGATGATTTTGATCTTGCCaacgaagaaaaagaaaattccccaattaaagaaaagaagaagaaacgCCGATCTTCCAAGAAATCTACAAAGGAACATGTTCATATTACAGGCGATTCACCATCTTTGGAGGATTACGAAGAGGAAGAATCATCATCTGGAAAATCATCACCCGTTTCTGACATCAGTAATCAATCTCAAGGTTCACTTGATTGCTATCCCCGTGAATCCGCCGTCAATCCAGAGTACATGGTTATTGGACCCAACGAAACTCACATCAGCAAATACGATTTCAAAAATATCGACTGGAATCTTTCGGCTCCAATTGTAACAAGGAAACTTCTGTTGCATATTTTTGGACGAGAAATTCTCTCGACGCATAGTTTAACTGGAAAACCATCACCCGCCTTCCTCAACGTCAACAAGCCACTCAAGAAGCCTTTGGATGCAAATAAGGTTGCTGACATTATTTACATTGTGACAAATAAGATGAATGTCAAGCCTAAGGAAGTTCGCCTGGCAATTACTAGTAAGTGTGCTGATGAACAAAAGATGCGAAAAACTCGATTGTCAAAATAA